The window TAAGAACACACATTAATGAAAGAATTATTAAAACAATACGAAGAAAAACACCCTGAAATAGTGTTTCATTGGAATGATCCGGAAACTAATGCGGAAGGGTGGACCGTTATAAATTCGCTTAGGGGCGGAGCTGCCGGTGGCGGTACCAGGATGAGAGTAGGTTTGGATATGAATGAAGTAACCTCTCTGGCTAAGACAATGGAAGTGAAGTTTACCGTTTCCGGCCCTGGAATCGGAGGTGCGAAATCAGGGATTAACTTTGATCCTAAAGATCCGCGTAAAAAAGGTGTTCTGGAACGTTGGTATAAAGCCGTTTCACCTTTGTTGAAAAGTTATTACGGAACAGGAGGCGATCTCAATGTAGACGAAATACACGAAGTTATCCCGATTACGGAAGATTGTGGCGTGTGGCATCCGCAGGAAGGGGTCTTTAACGGACATTTTAAACCGACTGAGGCCGATAAGATAAACCGCATCGGGCAATTGCGCCAGGGAGTGATAAAAGTAATCGAGAGCAATGCGTATTCTCCGGATGTGATGAGGAAATATACCGTTGCAGATATGATCACCGGATATGGTGTGGCTGTGTCAGCCAAACATTATTATGATATTTACGGAGGATCAATAGCAGGAAAAAAAGCTATTGTACAGGGGTTTGGTAATGTGGGTGCAGCTGCGGCCTATTATTTGGCTCAGATGGGCGCTAAGATAGTAGCTATTGTAGATGTAGTTGGAGGGGTTATCAATGAAGAAGGGTTTAGTTTTGAAGAAATTAAATCGTTCTACCTTGATAAAAAAGGAAATAACCTGAATGCTGAAAATCTGATTCCTTTTGAGGAGATGAATGAAACGGTATGGAATATTCCTGCTGAAATATTTGCGCCATGTGCAGCATCCCGTTTGATAACAAGAGAGCAGATAGAAAGTATGATAAATAAAGGCCTGGAAGTTGTGTCATGTGGTGCCAATGTGCCTTTCGCCGACAAAGAGATATTTTTCGGGCCTATAATGGAGTATACCGATAGGCAGATCAGTCTGATCCCTGACTTTATCTCTAACTGTGGAATGGCAAGAGTTTTTGCCTATTTTATGGAAAGAAGGGTGGCGATGACCGATGATGCTATTTTTGAAGATACTTCAAGTACTATTAAAAAGGCATTGTTAAATACTTTTAAGCAGAGTGCGGCAAAAACGAATATCAGCAGCACTGCATTTGAAATAGCATTAAAACAATTAGTATAATAACTTAAAATTTATTCATGGAAACCATTATTCTTGTAGTATTTGTATTAGGATATCTGGCAATTACGTTAGAGCATAGCCTAAAGGTAGATAAATTAGTGCCGGCATTGGCCATGATGGCGGTGCTGTGGGCATTAATTGCTTTAAATGTTGATGTTTTTCCTTCCTGGTACGACTCGGCAAAGCAATCTATATTAGAGAATTTTTCTTTGCTGGGACATGAAGAAAAAATTCATATGTTGGAAGAGACCCTTCTACATCACTTGGGGAAAACGGCAGAAATATTAGTGTTCCTTTTGGGAGCGATGACCATTGTTGAGATTATCGATTATTTTGATGGGTTCTCTACGATTAAAGGATATATTAAAACAAGAAGCAAAAGAAAGCTTTTATGGATAATCACGGCTCTTGGCTTTGTGCTTTCTGCGATTATAGACAACCTTACCGCAACAATCGTTTTAATAACAATCTTACAGAAGGTCATTAAGGATAAAGAACTTCGTTTGTGGTTTGCGGGGCTGATCGTTATTGCAGCAAATGCAGGAGGTGCCTGGTCTCCGATTGGAGATGTTACAACAACAATGCTCTGGATTGCTAAAAAAGTCAGTGTAGCCCAATTAATCGAACACGTGTTTATTCCTTCGTTATTGTGTTATATAGTGCCTACTTTTATAGCATCCAGGATGAAAGTGTTTAGCGGGAGCATTGAATTTGAAGATGAGGCGCCGTCAAAATCCAGACATGCCTCTATTATGTTTTATTTAGGTTTGGGGGCTATTGTTTTTGTTCCTATATTTAAAACGGTGACCCATTTGCCTCCTTACGTCGGAATGATGTTGTCGCTGGCGGTTGTGGCCACTTTGGCAGAGATATACAGTAATAAGAAATTCAGTCTGACAGAAATAGGAGGTGAAAGTCAGGCGCATTCACATCATAGTCCGGTTCATAGTGCTTTAGGAAGGATTGAAATGCCAAGTATTCTGTTCTTTTTAGGAATCTTATTGGCTGTAGCAGCACTGGAATCATTAGGGATGTTATTCCATTTCGCAGGGACATTGAATGAAACAATGCCTAAATTAGGAACGGAAATGCATGCTACGCATTTGTCTGATATCGTAGTGATGCTTCTTGGTGCGGGGTCTGCTGTTATTGATAATGTACCTCTGGTAGCGGCAAGTATAGGGATGTTCCAGATTCCTATGGATGAGCCGGCGTGGCATTTTATTGCTTATTCGGCAGGAACAGGAGGTAGTATGCTGATCATAGGTTCTGCAGCCGGAGTTGTGGCTATGGGAATGGAAAAAATTAATTTCTTCTGGTATTTGAAGAAGATAGGTTGGTTGGCAGCTATTGGTTTTTTGGCCGGTGGGGCAGGATTTATACTTTTAAGGAATTTAGTGTTGAATGCATAATTTTTAACCCCGATAATCGTTATAACAAAAATTAAATAACCTATGCTATTATTTCAAGAAGCTGCACAAGAGGTTGCAGAAGAAGTGCTTTCTGAAGAGAAAACACTTTCGGTAGTAGATCTTATCATGAACGGCGGTGTCGCCAGTATTGTTATCATTGCAGTGCTTTTTGTGCTACTGGCAGTGGCACTTTATATTTATTTTGAAAGATTGCTGGCTATTAAGGCCGCATCCAGAGTCGATAAGAATTTTATGAATCAGATCAGGGACCATGTGTCGAATGGCAAGTTAGATGCCGCACGCTTGTTGTGTGCCCAGACAGATTCACCGGTGGCCAGATTAACCGAAAAAGGGATTTCCCGTGTCGGTAAACCTTTGGAAGATATAAATAAGGCTATTGAAAATGCGGGGACTTTAGAGGTGTATAAACTTGAAAAGAATGTGAGTATATTGGCTACTGTAGCCGGAGCTGCACCCATGATCGGTTTTCTCGGAACTGTTATTGGTATGATTTTGGCGTTCCATCAAATGGCAACAAGTGGAGGGCAGGCTGAAATGGGGCTACTGGCAAGTGGTATATATACGGCTATGACAACTACTGTGGCAGGTTTGGTTGTGGGTATTATAGCTTATATCGGTTACAACCACCTGGTGGTCAGAACAGATAAAGTAGTGCATAATATGGAAGCGAATGCAGTAGATTTCCTTGATCTTTTAAACGAGCCGATCTAAAATGAAATTAAAGGGAAGAAATAAAGTGTCGCCCGAGTTTAGTATGAGCTCAATGACGGATATAGTGTTTCTGCTATTGGTGTTTTTCATGCTGACTTCGAATGCGCCCAATGCGCTGGACCTTTTACTGCCGAAAGCAAAGGGCAAATCTACCAATACCCAGAATGTTGCGGTAAGTATAAACAGGAATCTGGAGTTCTTTGTCGATAGTGAAAAAGTAAACCCCGAATTTCTTGAAACGGAATTAAAGCGTAAACTCAAAGGGGTCGATAAGCCAACGGTCATCCTTAGGGCAGAAGAGAGTGTGCCTATTGAAAATGCAGTTAACGTAATGGATATAGCAAACAGGAATAATTATAAAGTAATTTTAGCAGTAAGGCCACAGTGATGTCGTTAGTAGATACAACACATAAAAGAAAATCATTAGCTATTACCACGAGTTTGTTAGTGGCATTATTGCTTTTGATGTTCTATGTCGGGTTATCTTATCTGGATCCGCCTGTGGAAAACGGAATTACTGTAAATTTTGGGACTACAGATTATGGTTCCGGAAACCGACAGCCTGCAGAGCGCGTGAAAACTGCGCCTCAGCCGGTGCAGGAGCAACCAGAGGAAGTTAAGCCAGTCGAGTCTGAGAAGCAGATGGAGGATGTGGTTACAAGCAATGATGAAGAGGCTCCTGTTATTCCTCCAAAGAAATCAACGCCCAAAGAAACGCCTAAAACTGAGCCTAAAAAAGAAGAGGTGAAGAAAGTTGTAGAAGAGCCTAAAAAGCCTTCCAGAAGTACAACGGATGCTTTATCGAGTATTATCAATGGTCCCAAGAATGACGGAAAGGCTTCAGGTAGTGAAGGTGATGATCATGTAGCTGGTGATAAAGGCCGGCCGGATGGCAATCCATATGCCAGTAGTTATTTCGGAAGCGGATCGGGAAGCGGGGTCGGTTATGGGTTGAATGGAAGGTCTCTGGTGTCCAAAGAAAAGTTTATTCAGGATTGTAATGAGTCCGGCAGGGTAGTGGTGCAGATTGAAGTGGACAGGTCCGGAAAAGTTATCAGGGCAACTCCGGGGGTTAAGGGGACGACCAATAATCATCCATGCCTTTTGGAACCGGCAAAGCGTACAGCGATGTCCCACCGCTGGAACCTCGATCAGGAAGCGCCTTCCCGTCAGATCGGTTTTGTTGTTGTTAATTTCAGACTAGGCGAATAAAATCACTATGACATATCAGGAAACACTGGACTGGATGTTCAGTCAGTTGCCGATGTACCAGAAAGAGGGCAAGGCTGCATTTAAAGCTAAACTAGATAATATTCAGGCGCTGTCGAAGCATTTAGGTCATCCTGAGACACGTTTTAAAAGTATTCATGTGGCCGGTACTAACGGGAAAGGATCTACGAGCCATATGTTGGCTTCAATTCTGCAGGAAGCCGGTTATAAAGTGGGTCTGTATACCTCTCCTCACTTAAAGGATTTTCGCGAGCGGATCAGAATCAATGGAACGGAAATCTCAGAAGCGGATGTGATCAGGTTTGTAGATGTAAATAAAAGCTTTTTTGAAACTCAGGAGCTTTCTTTCTTCGAAATGACCGTAGGGATGGCTTTCGATTATTTTGCGGCTCAGCAAGTGGATATTTCGATAATTGAAGTAGGTTTAGGTGGAAGACTGGATTCAACCAATATCATCACACCGGAAGTATCCGTAATCACCAACATAGGACTAGATCATACCGATATGTTGGGTGAGACCTTACAAGAAATAGCCTATGAAAAGGGAGGTATTATAAAAAAAGGTGTCCCGGTCGTCATAAGCGAATATCATGAAGAAACATTCCCTGTGTTTAAAGAGATTGCCGCCGCGCAGCAGTCGCAAATTTTATTGGCAGGAGACACGGAACGCTCATATACTACCGATCTGTTAGGTGATTATCAGGAAAAGAATATAAGAGGAGTGGTGGCCGCTATTCGGTTATTGCAAGGCTTTATAATTGAAGAGAAGCACATTGAGAGCGGTCTTGGGAACGTCGTTAAAAATACGGGCCTTTTGGGAAGATGGCAGGTCTTAGGGCATTTTCCTTTGGTTATAGCGGATACTGCACATAACAGGGAGGGACTGCTCCTGGTTCTTAAACAATTAAAAAGGTTATCATATAAAAATTTACATATTGTCCTGGGTGTTGTAAGGGATAAGAAATTAAGTGATATTTTGCCATTGTTCCCTCATAAGGCACAATATTATTTTTGTCAGCCAAAAATTTCTAGAGCACTGTCTGCGGCTGAGTTGCGAACAGAAGCGAATGAGTTTTTTCTGAAAGGAGATGCATATGCTTCTGTTAATGAAGCATATAAAAAAGCATTGAAAAATGCTTCAAAACAGGATCTGGTTTATATAGGGGGCAGTAATTTTGTTGTGGCTGAAATATTATAGAAAAAAAATCAAGTTTTCTTTGTGTGAGTCAAAAACTATTGTATTTTTGCATCCGCAATAATGAAGTGAGGGCTCTTAGCTCAGTTGGTTCAGAGCACCTGCCTTACAAGCAGGGGGTCGCTGGTTCGAATCCAGCAGGGCCCACAAATTATTGTTTTATTGGTTACTCAGGGCTCTTAGCTCAGTTGGTTCAGAGCACCTGCCTTACAAGCAGGGGGTCGCTGGTTCGAATCCAGCAGGGCCCACAAAAAGGAGATGTTAAAGCATCTCCTTTTTTTGTCTCTTATTTGTTAATTAACTAAAGTTTAAGGGATATATAGGTTGCCTACAGTGTTCAATTTTTATTTTTGAAGGTTCTAAAGAAAGGATTTGAATCGTAATGCTACTTTGTTTAAAGTTTTTTTCGATTACTTTTGCGTCAATACATGAAATTACAGGTGTTGAAGATATCTATTATGTGCATAACCTGTTTTTTAATATTCTTTTTCTTCTTGCGGGTTTATCCGGTTTGGTTTTAAGTGCCCGTCTGTTCTTTAGGTCTCGAAAAAGTACAGCGCTCTCTTATTTAACTATTTTTGTGTTGGCTATTTCTATGGCTATACTAGAGCTTGTTTTGTATTGGTCTGCAGATTGGCAGTACGATCCGGTTGTCCCCTTGTATCGATTGTTGTTCTTTTTGTGGGCGCCTTCCGTTTATTTATTTTTTAAAAAGAAATTGCATCCCGAAACATATTTGATTACAACAAGAGCACTGCTCGTTCATTATAGTTTGTTCTTCTTGTGTTTTGTTTCTGTGTGGTATGTTCAGTCATCTGCTCTTCAGGATAAAGCTCCGATTTACGTTTTTTTTGATTTTGTGGCCAACAGGGTTTGGTTCAAGGCTGTTGTGTTGTTGGTTTATTTTATTTTAATGTGTAGTGATTATCTTAAAATGAATAACAGGCTTTCGTCATACCATAAAAAGTATATTGTAGCCTTGTTTGTATATTATCTGAATTTAATTGGTTTGTTGGTAGCAAGAGCTGTGTTAGATCATGAACCTTGGTTTGTTTATGTTTCGAGCTATGCCTTTGCTGTTCTTTTTGCATTGTTTATCCTTTTTACCGGGTTGGTTGCTTTTTTTGATGAAAAAGTTCTTATGGAGACTTTTTATAATCCTGATAAAGAAAGAAGAGCTCGCAAGACGACTGATGCCAATGCCATTGCTATAGGTATGAAAGGTGGCTTCGATCCGGGTTTCCATGATATTGCTTTTTTAAAAGATAGATCGTCCCAAAAGTATAAGAACAGCGGGCTTACTGAAAGTATGGTGTCGCAGCTTAAATCGAATCTTTTGAAATTGCTTGAAGAGGATAAAGTGTATTTCGAGAGTGACATTACGTTAGATAAGCTGGCTCATTTGCTGAATACAGATCGGTATAGTGCGTCTCAGGTGATTAACCAGGAATTTGGTAAAAGTTTTTATGAGCTATTAAACGACTATAGGGTAGAGGAGGTTAAACGTTTGTTGGCGGGGACAATGTTTAATGAAAGTGTAATCCAGGTGGCTTATAGTGTCGGTTTTAGCAATCGGGTTTCTTTTAATAAGGCTTTTAAGAAGCGAACAGGAAAAACGCCTACGGAATATATGATTGATGCGAGGAAGGAATTGGGGACCTGATGTCACTAGCTTCAGGGTGCTTAATGTTAATTATCGTCGGGATGTGTCATTTTTTATCGGAGTTAATTTGAATTAAAGGGGAACAACCTAATTTCGCGCCGAGGTCAGAATAGTTTATTCCACTAAACTTTATATTGTATTTTATTTGAATTAGTCCTCTATATAAAATATTATATTCTGGCCTTTCATTCTTCTACTAGTTTCAGGGTTACCAGTACTGTTAGCATCCGTCAGATTTGAGAAACATTGAGTTTGTAAACCGGTTTTTTTCGCAAGGAAAAACGATTTAGGTTGTAATAACAGGGTGGTCTTTTATTTTGTTAAAGCTTATTCTTTATTTCCGGTTTCCTTTTTGAATAGATGGAGAGAAAACATCAATATGAGGAAGTTTGTTCGGATTTTTCATAAATTCAGTTAATTTATTGAGAGTTTTTAATGTAAATATAGGTCGGGATTCATTAATTTGGGTCGGTGTTTATTCAATTTAACATTCGTTTAACTTCATTTGTTGCTGTTTCATTTGGTTTAGGTTACTTCGTGGATATCCGTTAAGTTTTATATCCTGTATATTATTTTATGAGAAGCTGACTTTCCGGTAAAGTATAGCAATCTGGCCTTATGGGACTTTATATTTATTACTAACTCAAATTATTAACTTTTATGAGAATTAGGTTTTACTTGTTTTTAAAGGTGTTCCTGATTTCAGTCATTGCGATGGCTCAGGAAAAAACAGTAACCGGTATGGTAACAGATCAAGATGGTCTGCCGTTGCCAGGGGCGAGTGTTATTGTAAAAGGTACCTCAAATGGTACTCAAACAGATTTTGATGGAAATTATTCCATCAATGTAGCGAACGGATCAACATTGGTATTTTCTTATGTTGGTTTAAAAACTACGGAAAGAGTTGTAGGGGCGTCTTCAACTATAAATGTTACATTAGAACAAGATTCACAGGCTTTAGAAGAGGTTGTGGTTGTTGCTTACGGTACGGCTAAGAAAGCAACTTTTACAGGGTCTGCTTCTGAAGTAAAATCACCTGAACTGGAAAATATTCCTGTAGCGACTTTTACAGATGCTTTACAGGGTAACTCCAGTGGTTTACAGGTGAATAGTACTTCCGGAGATCCAGGATCAGGTTCTGCTATTCGTATCCGTGGTATCGGATCTTTAAGTGCTGATAGCTCTCCGCTTTATGTAATTGACGGGGTGATAGTGAATAATGGAAACGTTTCAGAATTATTTGATGCAGATAGTCCTACTTCATTAGCTTCATCGGATGTTTTGTCGAGTCTTAATCCGGCAGACATAGAGTCTGTTACGGTTCTTAAGGATGCAGCGTCAACATCAATCTATGGTGCTCGTGCAGCAAACGGGGTGGTTCTGATCACAACTAAGAAAGGTAAGAAAGGAACGGTTAGGATCAACTTTGATACCAAATACGGTCTTTCGTCTTTGCCAACTGATGGGTACAAGCTTTTAAATTCTGCGCAGTATTATCGTACATATTACGATGGTTATATCGCAAGCGGATTTACTTCAGACGAGGCGAATCAAAGAACGGTAGCTGCTTTATCAGGGAACAATCCTTATAATGTGGCTAATCCTATCAATGCAAACGGACAATTACTTCCTGATGCACGTATCATAACTGATACTGACTGGGTAGACCAGGTATTCGGAACCGGTGAGATCAAAGAATATA of the Zhouia spongiae genome contains:
- a CDS encoding Glu/Leu/Phe/Val dehydrogenase dimerization domain-containing protein, whose amino-acid sequence is MKELLKQYEEKHPEIVFHWNDPETNAEGWTVINSLRGGAAGGGTRMRVGLDMNEVTSLAKTMEVKFTVSGPGIGGAKSGINFDPKDPRKKGVLERWYKAVSPLLKSYYGTGGDLNVDEIHEVIPITEDCGVWHPQEGVFNGHFKPTEADKINRIGQLRQGVIKVIESNAYSPDVMRKYTVADMITGYGVAVSAKHYYDIYGGSIAGKKAIVQGFGNVGAAAAYYLAQMGAKIVAIVDVVGGVINEEGFSFEEIKSFYLDKKGNNLNAENLIPFEEMNETVWNIPAEIFAPCAASRLITREQIESMINKGLEVVSCGANVPFADKEIFFGPIMEYTDRQISLIPDFISNCGMARVFAYFMERRVAMTDDAIFEDTSSTIKKALLNTFKQSAAKTNISSTAFEIALKQLV
- the nhaD gene encoding sodium:proton antiporter NhaD — translated: METIILVVFVLGYLAITLEHSLKVDKLVPALAMMAVLWALIALNVDVFPSWYDSAKQSILENFSLLGHEEKIHMLEETLLHHLGKTAEILVFLLGAMTIVEIIDYFDGFSTIKGYIKTRSKRKLLWIITALGFVLSAIIDNLTATIVLITILQKVIKDKELRLWFAGLIVIAANAGGAWSPIGDVTTTMLWIAKKVSVAQLIEHVFIPSLLCYIVPTFIASRMKVFSGSIEFEDEAPSKSRHASIMFYLGLGAIVFVPIFKTVTHLPPYVGMMLSLAVVATLAEIYSNKKFSLTEIGGESQAHSHHSPVHSALGRIEMPSILFFLGILLAVAALESLGMLFHFAGTLNETMPKLGTEMHATHLSDIVVMLLGAGSAVIDNVPLVAASIGMFQIPMDEPAWHFIAYSAGTGGSMLIIGSAAGVVAMGMEKINFFWYLKKIGWLAAIGFLAGGAGFILLRNLVLNA
- a CDS encoding ExbD/TolR family protein, translating into MKLKGRNKVSPEFSMSSMTDIVFLLLVFFMLTSNAPNALDLLLPKAKGKSTNTQNVAVSINRNLEFFVDSEKVNPEFLETELKRKLKGVDKPTVILRAEESVPIENAVNVMDIANRNNYKVILAVRPQ
- a CDS encoding energy transducer TonB; this translates as MSLVDTTHKRKSLAITTSLLVALLLLMFYVGLSYLDPPVENGITVNFGTTDYGSGNRQPAERVKTAPQPVQEQPEEVKPVESEKQMEDVVTSNDEEAPVIPPKKSTPKETPKTEPKKEEVKKVVEEPKKPSRSTTDALSSIINGPKNDGKASGSEGDDHVAGDKGRPDGNPYASSYFGSGSGSGVGYGLNGRSLVSKEKFIQDCNESGRVVVQIEVDRSGKVIRATPGVKGTTNNHPCLLEPAKRTAMSHRWNLDQEAPSRQIGFVVVNFRLGE
- a CDS encoding MotA/TolQ/ExbB proton channel family protein, with amino-acid sequence MLLFQEAAQEVAEEVLSEEKTLSVVDLIMNGGVASIVIIAVLFVLLAVALYIYFERLLAIKAASRVDKNFMNQIRDHVSNGKLDAARLLCAQTDSPVARLTEKGISRVGKPLEDINKAIENAGTLEVYKLEKNVSILATVAGAAPMIGFLGTVIGMILAFHQMATSGGQAEMGLLASGIYTAMTTTVAGLVVGIIAYIGYNHLVVRTDKVVHNMEANAVDFLDLLNEPI
- a CDS encoding bifunctional folylpolyglutamate synthase/dihydrofolate synthase, whose product is MTYQETLDWMFSQLPMYQKEGKAAFKAKLDNIQALSKHLGHPETRFKSIHVAGTNGKGSTSHMLASILQEAGYKVGLYTSPHLKDFRERIRINGTEISEADVIRFVDVNKSFFETQELSFFEMTVGMAFDYFAAQQVDISIIEVGLGGRLDSTNIITPEVSVITNIGLDHTDMLGETLQEIAYEKGGIIKKGVPVVISEYHEETFPVFKEIAAAQQSQILLAGDTERSYTTDLLGDYQEKNIRGVVAAIRLLQGFIIEEKHIESGLGNVVKNTGLLGRWQVLGHFPLVIADTAHNREGLLLVLKQLKRLSYKNLHIVLGVVRDKKLSDILPLFPHKAQYYFCQPKISRALSAAELRTEANEFFLKGDAYASVNEAYKKALKNASKQDLVYIGGSNFVVAEIL
- a CDS encoding helix-turn-helix domain-containing protein, with translation MLLCLKFFSITFASIHEITGVEDIYYVHNLFFNILFLLAGLSGLVLSARLFFRSRKSTALSYLTIFVLAISMAILELVLYWSADWQYDPVVPLYRLLFFLWAPSVYLFFKKKLHPETYLITTRALLVHYSLFFLCFVSVWYVQSSALQDKAPIYVFFDFVANRVWFKAVVLLVYFILMCSDYLKMNNRLSSYHKKYIVALFVYYLNLIGLLVARAVLDHEPWFVYVSSYAFAVLFALFILFTGLVAFFDEKVLMETFYNPDKERRARKTTDANAIAIGMKGGFDPGFHDIAFLKDRSSQKYKNSGLTESMVSQLKSNLLKLLEEDKVYFESDITLDKLAHLLNTDRYSASQVINQEFGKSFYELLNDYRVEEVKRLLAGTMFNESVIQVAYSVGFSNRVSFNKAFKKRTGKTPTEYMIDARKELGT